In one Lolium rigidum isolate FL_2022 chromosome 3, APGP_CSIRO_Lrig_0.1, whole genome shotgun sequence genomic region, the following are encoded:
- the LOC124700257 gene encoding elongation of fatty acids protein 3-like — protein sequence MAAALLCHVRWLLVDRPAVASFHWRPGTTLAASPSFAAAAVCAYLAAVLLLHRRVVPLPSLPPRVLRAVSAVHNVVLLSVSAAMAAGCVLSTAATAPSPRWVFCFPPGATPPSGPVFYWAHVFYLSKIYELGDTLLILLGRRPLTLLHVYHHAVVIAMCYLWLATSQSLMPVALVTNATVHVVMYTYYLCCTLGLRWPPRWKRAVTELQIVQFVFSFAASVVMLWFHFAGGGCEGMAGWAFNAVFNASLLALFLDFHGAAYAAAKGKKRSSSNGKKAE from the coding sequence ATGGCGGCCGCCCTGCTGTGCCACGTTCGGTGGCTCCTCGTCGACCGCCCCGCCGTCGCCTCCTTCCACTGGCGCCCGGGCACCACGCTCGCCGCCTCCCcatccttcgccgccgccgccgtctgcgCATACCTCGCCGCGgtgctcctcctccaccgccgcgtcGTGCCGCTCCCATCCCTCCCACCGCGCGTGCTCCGTGCCGTCTCCGCGGTCCACAACGTggtcctcctctccgtctccgccGCGATGGCCGCGGGCTGCGTgctctccaccgccgccacggcgccGTCGCCGCGGTGGGTCTTCTGCTTCCCGCCGGGCGCCACGCCGCCGTCCGGCCCGGTCTTTTACTGGGCGCACGTCTTCTACCTCTCCAAGATCTACGAGCTCGGCGACACGCTGCTCATCCTGCTCGGCCGCCGCCCGCTCACGCTGCTCCACGtctaccaccacgccgtcgtcatcGCCATGTGCTACCTCTGGCTCGCCACCAGCCAGTCGCTCATGCCCGTCGCGCTCGTCACCAACGCCACCGTCCACGTCGTCATGTACACCTACTACCTCTGCTGCACCCTGGGCCTCCGCTGGCCGCCGCGCTGGAAGCGCGCCGTCACCGAGCTGCAGATCGTGCAGTTCGTCTTCAGCTTCGCGGCCTCCGTGGTCATGCTGTGGTTCCACTTCGCCGGCGGGGGCTGCGAGGGGATGGCCGGCTGGGCGTTCAACGCCGTCTTCAACGCCTCGCTGCTCGCGCTCTTCCTCGATTTCCACGGCGCCGCCTACGCCGCCGCCAAGGGCAAGAAGAGGAGCAGCAGCAATGGGAAGAAAGCAGAGTGA